One window from the genome of Diospyros lotus cultivar Yz01 chromosome 11, ASM1463336v1, whole genome shotgun sequence encodes:
- the LOC127812832 gene encoding leucine-rich repeat extensin-like protein 3 yields MHALAPLISIFFFITSINGASIAQEITQLNNGGLWKIQPSSLTIDPSLVFQNPRLKNAYIALQALKNSIISDPKNVTANWVGSGVCNYTGVFCWPALDTPSQTTVSGVDLNHADLAGHLPDELGLLYDVALLHLNSNRFCGKIPPSFMNMKLLFELDLSNNRFAGDFPSHVLNLPELHYLDLRFNEFEGKLPNKLFDKELDAIFLNDNRFTSGLPENIGNSKASVLVLSNNRFSGCVPAGIGKMARTLNEIVLKNNEFSSCLPPEIGLLKNVTVFDVSFNRIMGCLPESVGEMMGLQHLDVSHNMFSGKVSEKICSIPGLENFGYDYNFFESEALECLNLNGFDNSRNCLARRKNQRSKLQCKVFLARKIDCKAFKCAPPVPPPLPPPPHGNCTQNSPPPPPPPPPPPPTPPRLKSPPPPTPLLSPPPPPPIYAPPPHPKPPNPPPPVNPCVQPPPPPPPPPPPCGQQHPLPPPPTSD; encoded by the coding sequence ATGCACGCGCTTGCACCATTaatctccatcttcttcttcatcacttCCATCAATGGCGCCTCCATAGCTCAAGAAATCACTCAACTCAACAATGGCGGCCTCTGGAAAATTCAACCCAGTTCTCTAACAATCGACCCATCTCTAGTTTTCCAAAACCCGAGGCTCAAAAACGCTTACATTGCGCTACAAGCtttgaaaaattccataatCTCCGACCCCAAGAATGTCACGGCCAACTGGGTCGGCTCCGGCGTCTGCAACTACACCGGCGTTTTCTGCTGGCCGGCGCTGGACACGCCATCCCAGACCACGGTCTCCGGCGTCGACCTCAACCACGCCGACCTCGCCGGCCACCTCCCGGACGAACTCGGCCTGCTCTACGATGTCGCTTTGCTCCACCTGAATTCCAACCGATTCTGCGGCAAAATCCCTCCCAGTTTCATGAACATGAAACTCTTATTCGAGCTAGATCTGAGTAACAACCGATTCGCCGGCGACTTTCCTTCCCATGTTCTTAATCTTCCCGAGCTCCACTACCTCGATCTTCGGTTCAACGAGTTCGAAGGTAAGCTTCCGAACAAACTGTTCGACAAAGAGTTGGACGCGATATTTCTAAATGATAATCGTTTTACATCTGGATTGCCGGAAAATATTGGGAACTCGAAAGCTTCCGTCTTGGTCTTGTCGAACAATCGGTTTTCCGGCTGTGTTCCGGCGGGTATAGGGAAAATGGCGAGAACTTTGAATGAGATTGTCCTCAAGAACAATGAATTCAGTTCTTGTTTGCCGCCGGAGATTGGGCTTTTGAAGAATGTGACGGTTTTTGACGTGAGCTTTAATCGGATAATGGGGTGTTTGCCGGAGAGTGTCGGGGAGATGATGGGTTTGCAGCATTTGGATGTTTCTCATAATATGTTTTCCGGGAAAGTTTCCGAGAAAATTTGTTCGATTCCGGGGCTGGAGAATTTCGGCTACGATTATAATTTCTTTGAGAGTGAAGCGTTGGAATGTTTGAATttgaatggttttgataattCGAGGAATTGTTTGGCCAGGAGGAAGAATCAAAGATCGAAGTTGCAGTGTAAGGTGTTCTTGGCACGGAAAATCGACTGTAAAGCTTTCAAATGTGCGCCGCCTGTTCCGCCGCCGCTACCGCCGCCTCCACATGGCAATTGCACTCAAAactcaccaccaccaccaccaccacctccgccgccgccgccaacTCCACCTCGCCTCAAGTCACCACCTCCGCCAACCCCGCTCTTGTCACCCCCGCCCCCGCCGCCGATTTATGCCCCACCACCACACCCAAAGCCGCCAAATCCGCCGCCGCCAGTAAACCCATGTGTACAGCCgccgcctccgcctccgcctccgcctccgccaTGCGGCCAACAACATCCATTGCCGCCGCCGCCAACTTCCGATTGA